The following are encoded in a window of Massilia sp. R2A-15 genomic DNA:
- a CDS encoding PP2C family serine/threonine-protein phosphatase, which yields MNSYKIEAGTAQHIGNRPQQNDRAAVFSGSRAPGYMLAVLADGVTGGAAASEQVLHTAKLLFDEFKPGDAPSVERLSGLLREIVHETHLVIKLNAVATGTEQHCTFAALIVTPAGQAVWAHVGDSRVYRFQKAECKMRTGDAGYIDYLMETDRLPAEAARNHRHSKLLVNVLGNSRKEPFVAIGSHEALKAGDIFLLCTDGLWHFFTDAELGAVLAKNSPRQASEMLINKAGERAQGKGGNCTMAIVKLVAPPKEAPNYKVQKMGRAV from the coding sequence ATGAATTCATACAAGATCGAAGCCGGAACAGCGCAACATATTGGAAACCGGCCGCAGCAGAACGACCGGGCCGCCGTATTTTCCGGCTCTCGCGCGCCGGGCTACATGCTGGCGGTGCTGGCCGACGGCGTGACCGGCGGCGCGGCCGCCTCCGAGCAGGTGCTGCACACGGCCAAGCTGCTGTTCGACGAATTCAAGCCGGGCGACGCCCCCAGCGTGGAACGCCTGTCCGGCCTGCTGCGCGAGATCGTCCACGAGACCCACCTGGTGATCAAGCTCAACGCCGTGGCCACCGGGACCGAGCAGCATTGCACGTTTGCCGCGCTGATCGTCACGCCGGCCGGCCAGGCGGTGTGGGCGCATGTCGGCGATTCGCGCGTGTACCGCTTCCAGAAGGCCGAGTGCAAGATGCGCACCGGCGACGCCGGCTACATCGACTACCTGATGGAAACGGACCGGCTGCCGGCCGAGGCGGCGCGCAACCATCGCCATTCCAAGCTGCTGGTCAACGTGCTGGGCAACAGCCGCAAGGAGCCCTTCGTGGCGATCGGTAGCCATGAGGCGCTGAAGGCGGGCGATATCTTCCTGCTGTGCACCGACGGCCTGTGGCATTTCTTCACCGACGCCGAACTGGGCGCGGTGCTGGCGAAAAATTCGCCGCGGCAGGCGTCCGAGATGCTGATCAACAAGGCGGGCGAACGGGCCCAGGGCAAGGGCGGCAACTGCACGATGGCGATCGTCAAGCTGGTCGCGCCGCCGAAAGAGGCGCCTAACTACAAGGTGCAGAAGATGGGCCGCGCGGTCTGA
- a CDS encoding DUF6159 family protein, with the protein MFNRITRSFDLLKASATVLKADRHLLVFPLISGVALVMVLACFALPLFGMGAFDGIRSESDVTPVLYSAAFLFYVVQYFVIFYCNAALVGCVLMRLDGGAPTVKDGLRIANSRFGAILGYAVIAATVGMILRAIEERVGFLGRWITALVGAGWTLATFLVVPVLVARDAGAIASVKESAGMFKRTWGENVAGQAGLGIAFSIIQLGLIAAGGIAIAVFIAVFKLPVLALLMIVLTVFAVLATLLFHSALTGIYSAVLYRYASTGDAATGFDNGVLGTAFLPKK; encoded by the coding sequence ATGTTCAACCGCATCACCCGCAGTTTCGATTTGCTCAAGGCCAGCGCCACGGTGCTCAAGGCCGACCGCCATTTGCTGGTTTTCCCGCTGATATCCGGCGTTGCGCTCGTGATGGTCCTGGCCTGTTTCGCGCTGCCGCTGTTCGGCATGGGCGCGTTCGACGGCATCCGCAGCGAATCTGACGTCACCCCGGTGCTGTATTCGGCCGCCTTCCTGTTCTACGTGGTCCAGTATTTCGTCATCTTCTACTGCAACGCCGCGCTGGTCGGCTGCGTGCTGATGCGCCTCGACGGCGGCGCCCCGACCGTGAAGGATGGCCTGCGGATCGCCAATTCGCGTTTCGGCGCCATCCTCGGCTACGCGGTCATCGCCGCCACGGTCGGCATGATCCTGCGCGCAATCGAGGAGCGGGTCGGCTTCCTCGGCCGCTGGATCACCGCCCTGGTTGGCGCCGGCTGGACCCTCGCCACCTTCCTCGTAGTGCCGGTGCTGGTCGCGCGCGACGCCGGCGCGATCGCCTCGGTCAAGGAGAGCGCCGGCATGTTCAAGCGCACCTGGGGCGAGAACGTCGCCGGCCAGGCCGGGCTGGGAATCGCGTTCAGCATCATCCAATTGGGGCTGATCGCCGCGGGCGGTATCGCGATTGCCGTCTTCATCGCCGTATTCAAGCTGCCCGTGCTGGCGCTGCTGATGATCGTGCTGACGGTTTTTGCCGTGCTGGCGACCCTGCTGTTTCACAGCGCGCTGACCGGCATCTATTCAGCCGTGCTGTACCGCTACGCCTCGACCGGCGATGCCGCGACCGGCTTCGACAACGGCGTGCTCGGCACGGCCTTCCTGCCCAAAAAATAA
- a CDS encoding ATP-dependent DNA helicase: protein MDRLFSAGGPLAPAVGSFSPRRSQTEMAKAIAQAIADQKTLIAEAGTGTGKTFAYLVPALMWGGKTIVSTGTKNLQDQLFLRDIPTVRAALRAPVSIALLKGRSNYVCHYNLERTMQNGRMTSRDDVGHLREISRFIKMTSSGDKAELSKVPENATIWNLVTSTRENCVGAECQYYQDCFVMKARREAQQADVVVVNHHLFFADVALKDTGVAELLPSANTIIFDEAHQLPDTATLFFGQTVSTSQILELCRDVLAEGLAHARGGPDWAKVVTAVEKAARDLRLTFPQDIVRMSLAQIAASSPFFPALETVKEKLAEMIEVLEDQSARAETIEQCRVRAVELGQALDGWKPDGKGKMVEGDDAVLWVEAFASSLQLHKTPLSIAPIFNNQREGTPRSWIFTSATLAVKNDFKHFTDQMGLAGEAAQTWPSPFNYEQQGILYVPTGLPDPNAMGYTDAVIDCALPVIEAAGGRTFFLCTTIRAVKHVAERLRKEFADRGLEYPLFVQGERGRTELLDSFRNAGNAVLVGSQSFWEGVDVRGEALSLVIIDKLPFAPPDDPVLAARIDVMEKQGMNGFMHHTLPEAIINLKQGAGRLIRDETDRGVLMICDPRLISKSYGKRVWQSLPPFKRTRVQKDVIDFFKPPQ from the coding sequence ATCGACCGCCTGTTCAGTGCCGGCGGCCCGCTCGCGCCCGCGGTCGGCAGTTTTTCCCCGCGCCGCTCGCAGACCGAGATGGCCAAGGCGATTGCCCAGGCCATCGCCGACCAGAAGACCCTCATCGCCGAGGCGGGCACCGGCACGGGCAAGACCTTCGCCTACCTGGTGCCGGCGCTGATGTGGGGCGGCAAGACCATCGTCTCGACCGGCACCAAGAACCTGCAGGACCAGTTGTTCCTGCGCGACATCCCGACCGTGCGCGCCGCCTTGCGCGCGCCGGTCTCGATCGCACTGCTCAAGGGCCGCTCGAACTACGTCTGCCACTACAACCTCGAGCGCACCATGCAGAACGGCCGCATGACCTCGCGCGACGACGTCGGCCACCTGCGCGAGATCTCGCGCTTCATCAAGATGACCAGTTCGGGCGACAAGGCCGAGCTGTCCAAGGTGCCCGAGAACGCCACCATCTGGAACCTGGTGACGTCGACCCGCGAAAACTGCGTCGGCGCCGAGTGCCAGTATTACCAGGACTGCTTCGTCATGAAGGCGCGCCGCGAGGCCCAGCAGGCCGACGTGGTGGTGGTCAACCACCACCTGTTCTTCGCCGACGTGGCGCTGAAAGACACCGGCGTGGCCGAGCTGCTGCCGTCGGCCAACACCATCATCTTCGACGAGGCGCACCAGCTGCCCGACACCGCCACGCTGTTCTTCGGCCAGACCGTGTCGACCTCGCAGATCCTCGAGCTGTGCCGCGACGTGCTGGCCGAGGGCCTCGCGCACGCGCGCGGGGGGCCGGACTGGGCCAAGGTCGTCACCGCGGTCGAAAAGGCCGCCCGCGACCTGCGCCTGACCTTCCCGCAGGACATCGTGCGCATGTCGCTGGCGCAGATCGCGGCGTCCTCGCCATTCTTCCCGGCGCTCGAGACGGTCAAGGAAAAGCTGGCCGAGATGATCGAGGTGCTGGAAGACCAGTCGGCGCGCGCCGAAACCATCGAGCAGTGCCGGGTGCGCGCGGTCGAATTGGGCCAGGCGCTGGACGGCTGGAAGCCCGATGGCAAGGGCAAGATGGTCGAGGGCGACGACGCCGTGCTGTGGGTCGAAGCGTTCGCCTCGTCGCTGCAGCTGCACAAGACGCCGCTGTCGATCGCGCCCATCTTCAACAACCAGCGCGAAGGCACGCCGCGCAGCTGGATCTTCACCTCGGCCACGCTGGCGGTGAAGAACGACTTCAAGCATTTCACCGACCAGATGGGCCTGGCGGGGGAGGCGGCGCAGACCTGGCCGAGTCCCTTCAACTACGAGCAGCAGGGCATCCTGTATGTGCCGACCGGGCTGCCCGATCCGAACGCGATGGGCTACACCGACGCGGTTATCGACTGCGCGCTGCCGGTGATCGAGGCGGCCGGCGGGCGCACCTTCTTCCTGTGCACCACGATTCGCGCGGTCAAGCATGTGGCCGAGCGATTGCGCAAGGAATTCGCCGACCGCGGCCTCGAGTACCCGCTGTTCGTGCAGGGCGAGCGCGGGCGCACCGAGCTGCTCGACTCGTTCCGCAACGCCGGCAACGCCGTGCTGGTGGGCAGCCAGAGCTTCTGGGAGGGCGTCGACGTGCGCGGCGAGGCGCTGTCCCTGGTGATCATCGACAAGCTGCCGTTCGCGCCGCCGGACGATCCGGTGCTGGCCGCGCGCATCGACGTGATGGAAAAGCAGGGCATGAACGGCTTCATGCACCACACCCTGCCGGAGGCGATCATCAACCTCAAGCAGGGGGCAGGGCGCCTGATCCGCGACGAGACCGACCGCGGCGTGCTGATGATCTGCGATCCGCGGCTCATCTCCAAGTCGTACGGCAAGCGCGTGTGGCAAAGCCTGCCGCCGTTCAAGCGCACCCGGGTGCAGAAGGACGTCATCGACTTCTTCAAGCCGCCGCAGTAA
- a CDS encoding NADPH:quinone oxidoreductase family protein gives MKAVVCKAWGLPDTLEVQELPDLAPGPGQVAIDVKAAGVNFPDVLIIQGKYQVKPPLPFTPGNELAGVVRAVGDGVAHVKVGDKVIAFTQLGAFAEQVVAPAQAVMPMPPGMDFDTAAAITLTYGTSHHAVVDRAALKAGETMLVLGAAGGVGLAAIEIGKALGARVIAAASSEDKLAVCRAHGADATINYSAGDLREAIKEATGGKGPDVIYDPVGGAYAEPAFRSIAWRGRYLVVGFANGEIPKLPFNLMLLKGASVVGVFWGDFVRKEPKANLAAMHQLLGWLGEGKIRPLISKRYPLADTHLALEDMAARKVTGKVVIVP, from the coding sequence ATGAAAGCGGTGGTATGCAAAGCGTGGGGCCTGCCCGACACACTGGAAGTGCAGGAGTTGCCCGACCTGGCGCCGGGACCGGGCCAGGTGGCGATCGACGTGAAAGCGGCCGGGGTGAATTTCCCCGACGTGCTGATCATCCAGGGCAAGTACCAGGTGAAGCCTCCTTTGCCGTTCACGCCTGGCAATGAGCTGGCCGGCGTGGTGCGCGCGGTCGGCGACGGTGTCGCGCACGTCAAGGTGGGCGACAAGGTGATCGCCTTCACCCAGCTGGGCGCCTTCGCCGAACAGGTGGTGGCGCCGGCGCAGGCCGTGATGCCGATGCCGCCGGGGATGGATTTCGACACGGCGGCGGCGATCACCCTCACCTACGGCACCTCGCATCACGCGGTGGTGGACCGGGCCGCGCTGAAGGCCGGCGAGACCATGCTGGTGCTGGGCGCGGCCGGCGGGGTCGGACTGGCGGCGATCGAGATCGGCAAGGCGCTGGGCGCGCGCGTGATCGCGGCCGCGTCGAGCGAGGACAAGCTGGCGGTGTGCCGCGCGCACGGGGCCGACGCCACCATCAATTACAGTGCGGGCGACCTGCGCGAGGCGATCAAGGAAGCCACCGGCGGCAAGGGGCCGGACGTGATCTACGATCCAGTCGGCGGCGCGTACGCGGAGCCGGCGTTCCGCTCGATCGCCTGGCGCGGGCGCTACCTGGTGGTGGGGTTCGCCAACGGCGAGATTCCGAAGCTGCCGTTCAACCTGATGCTGCTGAAAGGCGCCTCGGTGGTGGGGGTGTTCTGGGGCGACTTCGTGCGCAAGGAGCCGAAGGCGAACCTGGCGGCGATGCACCAGCTGCTAGGGTGGCTGGGCGAAGGCAAGATCCGGCCGCTCATTTCGAAGCGTTATCCGCTGGCCGATACGCACCTCGCGCTCGAGGACATGGCGGCGCGCAAGGTGACGGGGAAAGTGGTGATCGTGCCGTAA
- a CDS encoding PspC domain-containing protein, with protein sequence MSVSDEIKRLHELHQAGALSDAEYEQAKAKVLGAGVDLNKTAPGSDFASEIGALRRSRTDRWLGGVCGGLAKASGMESWIWRLVFVLFTVTFGFGLLIYLLLWIFVPEE encoded by the coding sequence ATGAGTGTCTCCGATGAAATCAAGCGTTTGCACGAACTGCACCAGGCCGGCGCGCTGTCTGATGCCGAGTATGAGCAGGCCAAGGCCAAGGTGCTTGGCGCCGGCGTGGACCTGAACAAGACGGCGCCCGGCAGCGACTTCGCCAGCGAGATTGGCGCATTGCGCCGCTCGCGCACCGACCGCTGGCTCGGTGGCGTCTGTGGCGGCCTCGCCAAGGCGTCCGGCATGGAGTCGTGGATCTGGCGCCTGGTGTTCGTGCTGTTTACCGTCACCTTCGGCTTTGGCCTCTTGATCTACCTGCTGCTGTGGATTTTCGTCCCCGAAGAATAA
- a CDS encoding YdcH family protein, with protein MPDVQEIQRRLVELDVEHRDLDAVIDMLVLDGHHDQLQLRRLKKRKLQLKDHITLLKMQLVPDVPA; from the coding sequence ATGCCAGATGTCCAGGAAATCCAGCGCCGCCTCGTCGAACTCGACGTGGAACATCGCGACCTCGATGCGGTCATAGATATGCTGGTGCTCGATGGCCACCACGACCAGTTGCAGCTGCGGCGCCTGAAAAAGCGCAAGCTGCAGCTGAAAGACCATATCACCCTGTTGAAAATGCAATTGGTGCCGGATGTTCCGGCCTGA
- the zapE gene encoding cell division protein ZapE, whose translation MNVQEFYQHSLAQRGYKSDEAQQRAVDRLQRAYDEWVEYKGRRSSSFKRLINRPDVPRGVYLWGGVGRGKSFLMDSFYSVVPVVRKTRLHFHEFMRGVHRQLDELKGVADPLDEVARRIAKKYRLICFDEFHVSDIADAMILYNLLKALFDNGVSFIMTSNYDPDLLYPDGLHRDRMLPTIALLKEKLDVMNVDAGVDYRKRALEQVDSYYTPLGAAADQALRTAYAKIAETADEDPRVHIEQREIRALRRAGGIIWFDFATLCGGPRSQNDYLEIASRFHTVILSSIPAMSAGQSSEARRFTWLVDVFYDHKVKLLMSAEVEPEDLYTEGMLANEFHRTVSRIIEMQSREYMESARRDAADAIA comes from the coding sequence ATGAACGTCCAAGAGTTTTACCAACATTCGCTGGCCCAGCGCGGCTACAAGTCCGACGAGGCGCAGCAGCGCGCGGTGGACCGGCTTCAGCGCGCCTACGACGAATGGGTCGAGTACAAGGGCCGCCGCTCGTCCAGCTTCAAGCGCCTGATCAACCGGCCGGACGTCCCGCGCGGCGTCTACCTGTGGGGCGGGGTGGGGCGCGGCAAGTCGTTTTTGATGGACAGCTTTTACTCGGTGGTGCCGGTGGTGCGCAAGACGCGCCTGCACTTCCACGAATTCATGCGCGGCGTGCACCGCCAGCTCGATGAGCTCAAGGGCGTGGCAGATCCGCTCGACGAAGTCGCGCGCCGCATCGCCAAGAAGTACCGCCTGATCTGCTTCGACGAATTCCACGTCTCCGACATCGCCGACGCGATGATCCTGTATAACCTGCTCAAAGCCCTGTTCGACAACGGCGTCTCCTTCATCATGACGTCGAACTACGACCCGGACCTGCTGTACCCGGACGGGCTGCACCGCGACCGCATGCTGCCGACCATCGCGCTGCTCAAGGAAAAGCTCGACGTGATGAACGTGGACGCCGGCGTGGACTACCGCAAGCGCGCGCTCGAGCAGGTCGATTCGTATTACACGCCGCTCGGCGCCGCGGCCGACCAGGCGCTGCGCACGGCCTACGCCAAGATCGCCGAGACGGCCGACGAAGACCCGCGCGTGCATATCGAGCAGCGCGAGATCCGCGCCTTGCGCCGGGCCGGCGGCATCATCTGGTTCGACTTCGCCACCCTGTGCGGCGGTCCGCGCTCGCAGAACGACTACCTAGAAATCGCCAGCCGCTTCCACACCGTGATCCTGTCGTCGATCCCGGCGATGTCGGCCGGCCAGTCGTCCGAGGCGCGCCGCTTCACCTGGCTGGTGGACGTGTTCTACGACCACAAGGTCAAGCTGCTGATGTCGGCCGAGGTCGAGCCCGAGGACCTGTACACCGAAGGCATGCTGGCGAACGAGTTTCACCGCACCGTCTCGCGTATCATTGAAATGCAGTCGCGCGAATACATGGAGTCGGCGCGGCGCGACGCGGCCGACGCGATTGCATAA
- the lpdA gene encoding dihydrolipoyl dehydrogenase encodes MSKQFDVVVIGAGPGGYIAAIRAAQLGFSVACIDEWANAKGGPAPGGTCTNVGCIPSKAMLQSSEHFEHAGHSFKEHGIDVAGLSLNLPQMLKRKDTVVKQNNEGILYLFKKNKVTFFHGRGAFAGTAEGGYSVSVTGANAETLTAKHVVVATGSNARELPGAPFDEKLILSNTGALAIDAVPAKLGVIGAGVIGLEMGSVWRRLGSDVTVLEGLPTFLGAVDEQIAKEAHKLFTKQGLKISLGCKIGQITPSGDKVTVAYADASGAEQTAEFDKLIISIGRVPNTNGLNAESVGLKLDERGFIAVDDDCKTSLPNVWAVGDVVRGPMLAHKAEEEGVAVAERIAGQHGHTNFNTIPWVIYTSPEIAWVGQTEQQLKAAGTAYKAGTFPFMANGRARALGDTSGMVKVLADATTDEILGVHIVGPMASELISEAVVAMEFRASSEDIARICHAHPSLSESTKEAMLAVDKRSLNF; translated from the coding sequence ATGAGCAAACAATTTGACGTCGTCGTGATCGGCGCCGGACCTGGCGGCTACATCGCCGCGATCCGCGCCGCGCAACTGGGTTTTTCCGTCGCCTGTATCGATGAATGGGCCAACGCCAAGGGCGGTCCCGCACCAGGCGGCACCTGCACCAACGTCGGCTGCATCCCGTCGAAGGCGATGCTGCAATCGTCCGAGCATTTCGAGCACGCCGGCCACAGCTTCAAGGAGCACGGCATCGACGTCGCCGGCCTGTCGCTGAACCTGCCGCAGATGTTGAAGCGCAAGGACACCGTCGTCAAACAGAACAACGAAGGCATCCTGTATCTGTTCAAGAAGAACAAGGTCACCTTCTTCCACGGCCGCGGCGCATTCGCCGGCACCGCGGAAGGCGGCTACTCGGTCAGCGTCACCGGCGCGAATGCCGAAACCCTGACCGCCAAGCACGTCGTCGTCGCAACCGGTTCGAACGCACGCGAACTGCCGGGCGCACCGTTCGATGAGAAGCTGATCCTGTCGAACACTGGCGCACTGGCGATCGACGCCGTGCCGGCCAAGCTGGGCGTGATCGGCGCCGGCGTGATCGGCCTGGAAATGGGCAGCGTATGGCGCCGCCTGGGTTCCGACGTCACCGTGCTGGAAGGCCTGCCGACCTTCCTGGGCGCGGTCGACGAGCAGATCGCCAAGGAAGCGCACAAGCTGTTTACCAAGCAGGGCCTGAAGATCAGCCTGGGCTGCAAGATCGGCCAGATCACGCCGAGCGGCGACAAGGTCACCGTGGCTTATGCCGACGCTTCCGGCGCCGAGCAGACCGCCGAATTCGACAAGCTGATCATCTCGATCGGCCGCGTCCCGAACACCAATGGCCTGAACGCCGAATCGGTCGGCCTGAAGTTAGACGAGCGCGGCTTCATCGCCGTGGACGACGACTGCAAGACCAGCCTGCCGAACGTGTGGGCGGTGGGCGACGTGGTGCGCGGCCCGATGCTGGCGCACAAGGCCGAGGAAGAGGGCGTGGCGGTTGCCGAGCGCATCGCCGGCCAGCACGGCCACACCAACTTCAACACGATCCCGTGGGTGATCTACACCTCGCCGGAAATCGCGTGGGTTGGCCAGACCGAGCAGCAGCTCAAAGCGGCCGGCACGGCCTACAAGGCGGGCACCTTCCCGTTCATGGCGAACGGCCGCGCGCGCGCGCTGGGCGACACCTCCGGCATGGTCAAGGTGCTGGCCGATGCGACGACCGATGAAATCCTGGGCGTGCACATCGTCGGCCCGATGGCCTCCGAACTGATTTCGGAAGCGGTCGTCGCGATGGAGTTCCGCGCTTCGTCGGAAGACATCGCGCGCATCTGCCACGCTCACCCGTCGCTGTCCGAATCGACCAAGGAAGCCATGCTTGCCGTCGACAAGCGTTCGCTGAACTTCTGA
- a CDS encoding tetratricopeptide repeat protein, with translation MEINRITLPPIPAPGDVTTFYSFESGTARSSALANMAVLLAGGNNATVPVLMIDWDTESPGLHHAFGAGGDGPGLLEYFAALKEHLEMLVRSQAECARDDERLARAVLEAVDWEPFVARVDQSRPLYLMRAGRFDGSYGERAGAMDWDGLFAACPALFRCFGEHMARRFRHVMVDARSGRSAAVSICTTLLPRKLVALFTPNQRSLEGMCGVVNRAIEYRCSHEDEQRPLLVYPVPCSIDSADCERRLQWRRGDAVKGGGYQRALEKLLREAYGVSRISLDSYLDEVQLQQTNAMASGETLAECAGREGDRFSLARTFETLLDWVADGHFPWQSHAEVGLLGRVGVARALSADGISTAVSVPLAGDLRRLGELYRRQGRERQAQECFKESTDLRERLLGPDHADTRASRASLAGLLRQTGKLHEAKFLYELLEQDCLRLLGAGHPETLAVRGELAATLADLNDFAAALELHEELGAAWERRFGPDHAMTLASLDAQAGTLARAGKLTLARMKYERVLIGRERLLGAEHDDTLRCTQQLALVLRRLGDLANGRKLQEGVVRARERHAGADHPDTLQALEALADILADQCDVKGVQEVDAALARSYRRRFGVEPPQAASVERRLAARLGQQDESGPACAQGGGPRPQAALSAGPHEAESVPAAMRQPFRELRGADPDSLELRLAELEHLIDNQRDAEARELADSLGKIVLRPSVAPHLRRRGGALIRQVYDMQGDKDARIAYGEAEVASLEGALMEAKGG, from the coding sequence ATGGAAATCAACCGCATTACATTGCCGCCGATACCCGCTCCCGGCGACGTGACCACGTTCTATTCATTCGAGAGCGGAACGGCGCGCAGCAGCGCGCTGGCAAACATGGCCGTGCTGCTGGCCGGGGGCAACAACGCCACCGTGCCGGTACTGATGATCGACTGGGACACCGAGTCGCCCGGCCTGCACCATGCCTTCGGCGCCGGCGGCGACGGTCCCGGCCTGCTCGAATATTTCGCGGCGCTGAAGGAGCACCTCGAGATGCTGGTGCGCAGCCAGGCCGAGTGCGCCCGCGACGACGAGCGCCTGGCCCGCGCCGTGCTCGAAGCGGTCGACTGGGAGCCGTTCGTCGCGCGGGTCGACCAGAGCCGCCCGCTGTACCTGATGCGCGCCGGCCGCTTCGACGGCAGCTACGGCGAGCGCGCCGGCGCGATGGACTGGGACGGCCTGTTCGCCGCCTGCCCGGCCCTGTTCCGCTGCTTTGGCGAGCATATGGCGCGGCGCTTCCGCCACGTCATGGTTGACGCGCGCAGCGGGCGTTCGGCCGCCGTCAGCATCTGCACCACGCTGTTGCCGCGCAAGCTGGTGGCCCTGTTCACGCCGAACCAGCGCAGCCTGGAAGGCATGTGCGGCGTGGTCAATCGCGCCATCGAATACCGTTGCAGCCACGAGGACGAACAGCGCCCGCTGCTGGTCTACCCGGTGCCATGCTCGATCGACAGCGCCGACTGCGAGCGCCGCCTGCAATGGCGCCGCGGCGATGCCGTCAAGGGCGGCGGCTATCAGCGCGCGCTGGAAAAGCTGCTGCGCGAGGCCTACGGCGTGAGCCGGATCTCGCTCGACAGCTATCTGGACGAAGTGCAGCTGCAGCAGACCAACGCCATGGCCAGCGGCGAGACGCTAGCCGAATGCGCCGGACGCGAAGGCGACCGCTTTTCGCTGGCGCGCACCTTCGAGACCCTGCTCGACTGGGTGGCCGACGGCCATTTCCCGTGGCAGTCGCACGCCGAAGTCGGCCTGCTCGGGCGCGTCGGCGTCGCGCGCGCGCTGTCGGCCGACGGCATCTCCACCGCGGTGTCGGTGCCGCTGGCCGGCGACCTGCGCCGACTGGGCGAACTGTATCGCAGGCAGGGCAGGGAGCGCCAGGCGCAGGAATGCTTCAAGGAGAGCACGGACTTGCGCGAACGCCTGCTAGGCCCCGACCATGCCGATACGCGCGCCAGCCGCGCCAGCCTTGCCGGCTTGCTGCGCCAGACCGGCAAGCTGCACGAAGCCAAATTCCTGTATGAGCTGCTGGAGCAGGACTGCCTGCGCCTGCTTGGCGCCGGCCACCCGGAAACCCTGGCGGTGCGCGGCGAACTGGCCGCCACCCTGGCCGACCTGAACGACTTTGCGGCCGCACTCGAACTGCACGAAGAACTGGGCGCGGCCTGGGAGCGGCGCTTCGGCCCGGACCACGCGATGACCCTGGCCAGCCTGGACGCGCAGGCGGGCACGCTGGCGCGCGCCGGCAAGCTCACGCTCGCGCGCATGAAATACGAACGGGTGCTGATCGGGCGCGAACGCCTGCTCGGCGCCGAGCACGACGACACCCTGCGCTGCACCCAGCAGCTGGCGCTGGTGTTGCGGCGCCTGGGCGACCTGGCCAACGGGCGCAAGCTGCAGGAGGGCGTGGTGAGGGCGCGCGAGCGCCATGCCGGCGCCGACCATCCCGACACCTTGCAGGCGCTCGAAGCGCTGGCCGACATTTTGGCCGACCAGTGCGACGTCAAGGGCGTGCAGGAAGTCGATGCCGCGTTGGCGCGTTCCTACCGGCGCCGTTTCGGCGTCGAGCCGCCGCAGGCGGCCAGCGTCGAGCGGCGCCTTGCTGCGCGCCTGGGACAGCAGGACGAATCGGGCCCCGCCTGCGCGCAAGGGGGCGGGCCGCGCCCTCAGGCGGCGCTGTCGGCCGGCCCGCATGAAGCCGAATCGGTCCCGGCCGCGATGCGCCAGCCGTTTCGCGAGCTGCGCGGCGCCGATCCCGACAGCCTCGAACTCAGGCTCGCGGAGCTCGAGCACCTGATCGACAACCAGCGGGACGCCGAAGCGCGCGAGCTGGCCGACAGCCTGGGCAAGATCGTGCTGCGGCCCAGCGTGGCGCCGCACTTGCGGCGGCGCGGAGGTGCGCTGATCCGCCAGGTGTACGACATGCAGGGCGACAAGGACGCGCGCATCGCGTACGGCGAGGCCGAGGTGGCGTCGCTGGAAGGGGCGCTGATGGAAGCGAAGGGCGGCTGA
- a CDS encoding toll/interleukin-1 receptor domain-containing protein, with the protein MAIRYGCFFSYAQGKYDLMTRFKTSLADALRCYLEPHFDREDELFVDHEQLGGGDDIDRKIARAMCESVAMIMIYTPKYEAHAYTRREYAAMQKLEEERRRHYDLPGHLIIPVVMTRHPDGLPAQITESGMYVDFSRFTMATPDLKANLDFLPDIAKIVDRIVQHYQILKKCTLSGHDCNQFVLPAVPPEWRDPPEVSFPKK; encoded by the coding sequence ATGGCAATTCGCTACGGCTGTTTCTTCAGTTACGCCCAAGGCAAATACGACCTGATGACCCGCTTCAAGACCTCGCTGGCCGATGCGCTGCGCTGCTATCTCGAGCCGCACTTCGACCGCGAGGACGAACTGTTCGTCGACCACGAGCAGCTTGGCGGCGGCGACGACATCGACCGCAAGATCGCCCGCGCCATGTGCGAGAGCGTGGCGATGATCATGATCTACACGCCGAAGTATGAGGCCCATGCCTACACCCGCCGCGAATACGCCGCCATGCAAAAGCTCGAAGAGGAGCGGCGCCGCCACTACGACCTGCCTGGCCACCTGATCATCCCGGTGGTGATGACGCGCCACCCGGACGGACTGCCCGCGCAGATCACCGAGTCCGGCATGTACGTGGACTTCTCGCGTTTCACGATGGCCACGCCGGACCTGAAAGCGAACCTGGATTTTCTCCCCGATATCGCGAAGATCGTCGATCGCATCGTGCAGCACTACCAGATTCTAAAAAAGTGCACGCTCTCCGGACACGATTGCAACCAATTCGTGCTTCCCGCTGTCCCACCAGAATGGCGCGACCCGCCGGAAGTCTCGTTCCCAAAAAAATAA